A window of the Terriglobales bacterium genome harbors these coding sequences:
- a CDS encoding sigma-54 dependent transcriptional regulator produces MKHCIGKQGTILVVDDDASLAHTLRHFLEQEGYSVEVALSAAEALELQQSTRDLCLALVDLLMPISDGLTLMDRLRQHDPDLAVIIMTGFATIETAVESVKRGAEDYITKPLDPDTVRKKVGRLMEVMQLRGRVAELEAKVDESTTPFESLVFVSPMMQRVVEVACTAAQSDASVLLLGETGTGKEMVARAIHGASKRAASPFVAVNCGALPRELVESELFGFRRGAFTGAYADAPGLFVSGHHGTVFLDEVGEMPKDAQVKILRVLQEKELRPVGSTKSIPVDVRIIAATNRAVGELRSECLREDLYFRIATVVIEIPPLRARPEDTLVLAQHFVRGLSERYDRDIVLSRSAMELLLEQPFPGNVRELENLLEAATAVSREDPQRVTDKDLARLLRSSAVPEPRDRGLDQPLGLEQLEHMAIQRALRITHGNRRKTASLLGISRDTLYRKLREMEPELDENAFKSNK; encoded by the coding sequence ATGAAACATTGCATCGGCAAACAGGGCACGATTCTCGTCGTGGATGACGACGCCAGCCTGGCCCATACTCTGCGGCACTTCCTGGAGCAGGAAGGATACTCGGTGGAAGTGGCGCTTTCGGCGGCTGAAGCGCTGGAACTGCAGCAGTCGACCCGCGATCTTTGCCTGGCATTGGTGGACCTGCTGATGCCGATCAGCGACGGGTTGACGCTTATGGACCGCCTGCGCCAGCACGATCCCGACCTGGCGGTGATCATCATGACCGGGTTCGCGACCATTGAGACGGCGGTCGAATCCGTGAAGCGCGGCGCGGAGGACTACATTACCAAGCCGCTCGATCCCGATACCGTGCGCAAGAAGGTCGGCCGGCTGATGGAGGTGATGCAGCTGCGCGGCCGGGTGGCGGAGCTCGAGGCCAAGGTGGACGAGAGCACAACGCCTTTTGAATCGTTGGTGTTCGTGTCGCCGATGATGCAGCGCGTAGTGGAAGTGGCGTGTACGGCGGCGCAATCCGACGCCTCGGTGCTGCTGCTGGGCGAAACCGGCACCGGCAAGGAGATGGTGGCGCGCGCCATCCACGGCGCGAGCAAGCGGGCAGCGTCGCCGTTCGTCGCCGTGAATTGCGGTGCGCTGCCAAGGGAGCTGGTGGAGAGCGAGTTGTTCGGCTTTCGGCGTGGCGCATTCACAGGCGCTTACGCCGATGCCCCCGGCCTGTTCGTCAGCGGCCATCACGGCACCGTGTTCCTCGACGAAGTAGGCGAGATGCCGAAGGATGCACAGGTCAAGATCCTTCGCGTGCTGCAGGAGAAAGAACTGCGTCCGGTGGGCAGCACGAAATCCATTCCGGTCGATGTCCGGATCATCGCGGCGACCAACCGGGCAGTCGGTGAACTGCGCTCGGAGTGCCTGCGGGAAGATCTGTATTTTCGGATTGCAACCGTGGTCATCGAAATTCCACCGCTGCGTGCGCGGCCCGAGGACACCCTGGTGCTGGCGCAACACTTCGTGCGCGGGCTGTCGGAACGGTATGACCGCGACATCGTGCTCAGCCGCAGCGCGATGGAGTTGCTGCTGGAGCAGCCGTTTCCGGGCAATGTGCGCGAACTGGAAAATCTTCTGGAGGCAGCCACCGCGGTGTCACGCGAGGACCCGCAGCGAGTGACCGACAAGGACTTGGCGCGGCTGCTTCGTTCCTCCGCCGTCCCAGAGCCGCGCGACCGCGGTTTGGACCAGCCGCTCGGTTTGGAACAACTGGAACACATGGCCATCCAGCGCGCGCTGCGGATTACGCACGGCAACCGGCGCAAGACGGCGTCGCTGCTGGGCATCTCGCGCGACACCTTGTATCGCAAATTGCGCGAAATGGAACCCGAGTTGGATGAAAACGCTTTCAAGAGCAATAAATAG
- a CDS encoding PAS domain S-box protein — protein sequence MDELTHSAGRSVPVEHSAHKPVPDSDWPFPADHGLGLVCIHSLDGRLLSVSPAAAKAFGYEAQEMIERPMRDFLPLDVRDNLAVYLDRIRQDGTASGLVRVVTRSGDERILAYSNVLRQESGKPAYVLGHAADVTEIKKAEQQLRAAEERFRSLVQCSSEIVAIATPEASIEYISAAVQRVLGYSPEQVMGQNIFNYVHSSDVPAAQSAFAAALQKSGYAMPVEMRLRNRDGSYVHCEVAATNLIDTPGVAGVVITARDLSIRKTAERKFEEYKQEFEQRDRKRSAELTATNRILVAEIRERERTEKALRESKSLLQATLESTADGILVVDMQGGFASYNRRFVEMWGIPEHVLKWGRDEELLNYVLGGLRTPAEFLAKVRDLYEHPEQSSYDVLEFKDGRMFERYSQPQKISGKIVGRVWSFRDITERKHLEEHLRQAQKMEAVGRLAGGVAHDFNNLLMVIMGHCRELNAWDGVASDVARHSIDQIFAASVRAASLTKQLLAFSRRQVLSPRVLDVNLALAGLYPMLRRLISEDIELLVTPSKSAVFVKADPAQLDQVIVNLVVNARDAMPKGGRLTVIASSVDVKDACTRGTTSVPPGSYVLLTVADTGIGIKQETLPRIFEPFFTTKEPGQGTGLGLSTAYGIIKQSHGHISVESECARGTRFEIYLPRLDPPSVAAPSISNVTAQACGGSETILVVEDEEGIRILTKAYLEQQGYTVLAAANGVEALALVQASSEPIHLLLTDVIMPGMRGTELAHRLLKDRPRTQVLYVSGYPEEEIEDPAAVFLQKPFPMEDLGAKIRDLLDKSRASAA from the coding sequence GTGGACGAACTCACGCACTCGGCGGGTCGAAGCGTTCCAGTTGAGCATTCCGCGCACAAACCTGTCCCGGACAGCGACTGGCCCTTCCCGGCCGACCATGGACTTGGGCTGGTCTGCATTCATAGCTTGGATGGTCGACTGCTCTCGGTTAGTCCGGCGGCGGCTAAGGCCTTCGGTTACGAAGCCCAGGAGATGATTGAGCGGCCAATGCGCGATTTTCTTCCGCTCGATGTCCGCGACAATCTAGCCGTCTACTTAGACCGCATACGGCAAGACGGTACCGCATCAGGGCTAGTACGGGTCGTCACCAGGTCAGGTGATGAAAGAATTCTCGCGTATTCAAATGTATTACGGCAAGAGTCCGGCAAACCTGCGTACGTTCTGGGTCATGCCGCCGACGTCACTGAAATCAAGAAAGCCGAACAACAACTCCGCGCGGCCGAGGAACGGTTTCGATCGCTGGTCCAGTGCAGTTCGGAGATTGTCGCGATCGCCACCCCCGAGGCGTCTATCGAGTACATCAGCGCTGCTGTCCAGCGCGTATTAGGATATTCGCCAGAGCAGGTCATGGGGCAGAATATCTTCAACTACGTTCACAGCTCCGATGTACCAGCGGCGCAGAGTGCTTTTGCAGCAGCTCTCCAAAAATCTGGTTACGCAATGCCTGTCGAGATGCGCCTCCGCAACAGGGACGGGAGCTATGTTCATTGTGAAGTCGCAGCTACAAACCTGATCGACACGCCGGGCGTCGCCGGGGTTGTAATTACCGCGCGAGATCTTAGCATTCGAAAAACCGCTGAACGCAAATTTGAAGAATACAAACAAGAGTTCGAGCAACGAGATCGCAAGCGCTCCGCCGAGTTGACAGCCACAAACCGGATATTGGTAGCGGAGATCAGGGAAAGAGAGCGCACCGAAAAAGCGCTTCGCGAATCAAAATCGCTGCTTCAGGCGACATTGGAATCAACGGCAGACGGCATTCTGGTCGTTGACATGCAGGGCGGGTTCGCCAGCTACAACCGTCGATTTGTCGAAATGTGGGGCATTCCGGAACATGTCTTGAAATGGGGAAGGGACGAAGAATTATTGAACTACGTTCTGGGTGGACTCAGGACTCCTGCCGAATTTCTGGCCAAAGTCAGAGATCTTTATGAACATCCCGAGCAGTCCAGCTATGACGTGCTCGAGTTCAAAGATGGAAGAATGTTCGAACGCTACTCGCAACCGCAAAAGATCTCGGGAAAAATCGTCGGAAGGGTTTGGAGCTTTCGTGACATTACCGAACGAAAGCACTTGGAGGAACATCTGCGGCAAGCACAGAAGATGGAAGCGGTGGGGAGGCTTGCGGGCGGAGTAGCGCATGACTTCAACAACCTTCTGATGGTAATTATGGGCCATTGTAGAGAACTGAATGCATGGGATGGCGTCGCTTCGGATGTTGCGAGGCACAGTATCGACCAGATATTTGCGGCGTCGGTGAGGGCTGCGTCGCTGACCAAGCAACTTTTGGCTTTCAGCCGAAGACAGGTTTTGTCACCACGCGTACTTGATGTGAACCTCGCTTTGGCCGGACTCTACCCCATGCTTCGCCGGCTGATAAGTGAAGATATTGAATTGCTGGTTACGCCATCTAAGTCGGCGGTATTTGTGAAGGCTGATCCCGCCCAGCTGGATCAAGTGATTGTCAACCTTGTCGTCAATGCACGGGATGCAATGCCGAAAGGCGGACGACTAACAGTGATCGCGTCCTCTGTAGATGTCAAGGATGCTTGCACGAGGGGAACTACATCTGTTCCACCAGGGAGCTATGTTCTTCTAACCGTCGCGGATACGGGCATCGGGATCAAGCAAGAAACACTGCCCCGGATTTTTGAGCCGTTTTTTACAACCAAAGAACCTGGACAAGGAACGGGACTCGGGCTGTCCACGGCCTACGGCATCATAAAACAGAGCCATGGTCATATATCGGTTGAGAGTGAATGCGCCCGCGGAACAAGATTTGAGATTTACTTGCCAAGACTCGACCCTCCATCCGTGGCTGCCCCCTCCATCTCCAATGTCACTGCCCAGGCCTGCGGCGGTTCGGAGACTATCTTGGTGGTTGAAGATGAGGAAGGGATTCGAATTCTTACAAAGGCATATCTCGAGCAGCAGGGTTATACGGTGCTGGCCGCGGCAAACGGAGTGGAAGCACTGGCACTCGTCCAAGCCTCTTCGGAGCCAATTCACTTACTACTTACGGACGTAATCATGCCCGGCATGAGAGGTACGGAGTTGGCTCATCGTTTGTTGAAGGACAGACCGAGGACGCAAGTGCTCTACGTTTCTGGCTATCCGGAAGAAGAAATCGAGGATCCGGCCGCAGTTTTTCTCCAGAAGCCATTTCCCATGGAAGACTTGGGAGCGAAAATACGCGATCTGTTGGACAAGAGCCGCGCTTCGGCGGCTTAA
- a CDS encoding c-type cytochrome, with protein sequence MTMNLRRRPVVWLAAAVIALTILAGVLAWQRKHMPQRSVSFLSGDPVAGGMLFQSKRCSHCHAINGSGGKLAPDLGAGRNTSRANLGQLVTTMWNHAPEMWKRMQQENLRASSMSQSEVSDLFAFLYLARYMDEAGDAARGRRLFEIKGCIQCHAIHGEGGSVGPDLAKISGVDTPIQWAQTLWNHAPEMEKNFPKIGMPWPRFDKSEMSDMLAYVREVSSSPRSEFQLLPADPVHGWQLFKSKSCIACHAVQGEGGHIGPDLGAGREAPMTMVEFAGAMWNHSPQMYREMNSRGIQRPAFSGQEMADLMAFFNSLRYFEPNGSEKAGRGVFASRGCSRCHGANGEGTSLGPGLRGQRVNSISLATALWRHGPEMYRRTQSLGIAWPKLNENDLGDLFAFLNSPPEEGRH encoded by the coding sequence ATGACGATGAATCTTCGGCGGCGACCGGTGGTCTGGCTGGCAGCAGCGGTGATTGCACTGACGATTCTTGCAGGCGTGCTGGCGTGGCAGCGGAAGCACATGCCGCAGCGCAGCGTCAGCTTCCTTTCGGGCGATCCGGTGGCGGGCGGGATGCTGTTTCAATCGAAGCGCTGCTCGCATTGTCACGCGATCAATGGGTCGGGTGGAAAGCTCGCGCCGGATCTGGGCGCCGGACGAAATACGTCGCGAGCCAATCTGGGCCAGTTGGTCACGACCATGTGGAACCACGCGCCCGAGATGTGGAAGCGGATGCAGCAGGAGAACCTGCGCGCTTCGTCCATGAGCCAGTCCGAAGTCAGCGACCTGTTCGCGTTTCTGTATCTGGCGCGCTATATGGACGAAGCCGGCGACGCTGCCAGGGGCCGCCGGCTGTTTGAAATTAAGGGATGCATTCAATGCCACGCCATCCACGGGGAGGGCGGCAGCGTCGGTCCGGACCTGGCGAAAATTTCAGGGGTTGATACTCCAATTCAGTGGGCACAGACACTGTGGAACCACGCCCCCGAGATGGAGAAAAACTTTCCAAAAATCGGAATGCCGTGGCCGCGATTCGACAAATCGGAAATGAGCGACATGCTGGCCTACGTGCGCGAAGTCTCCAGTTCGCCAAGGTCGGAGTTCCAACTCCTGCCCGCCGATCCTGTGCACGGCTGGCAACTCTTCAAATCGAAATCCTGCATTGCATGTCACGCGGTGCAAGGCGAGGGTGGTCACATAGGTCCTGACCTCGGAGCCGGGCGTGAGGCGCCGATGACGATGGTGGAATTTGCGGGCGCGATGTGGAACCACTCTCCGCAGATGTACCGCGAAATGAACAGCCGTGGCATTCAGCGGCCAGCGTTCAGCGGACAGGAGATGGCGGACCTGATGGCGTTCTTCAACAGTCTTCGCTATTTCGAACCGAATGGTTCAGAGAAGGCGGGACGCGGGGTTTTCGCCTCGCGCGGCTGCAGCCGATGTCATGGAGCGAACGGAGAGGGAACTTCGCTTGGGCCAGGACTGCGCGGCCAGCGAGTGAACTCGATTTCGCTGGCGACGGCGCTCTGGCGGCACGGGCCGGAAATGTACCGGCGAACTCAGAGCCTCGGAATTGCCTGGCCGAAGTTGAATGAAAACGATCTCGGCGACTTGTTCGCGTTTCTGAATTCGCCTCCCGAGGAGGGCCGCCATTGA
- a CDS encoding ATP-binding protein encodes MRQVRSSMQHTPLMASGEALMGRPAQQRNWFWVTLTLSSITVIALVLAVWELFENHFFRNLDYVTLHYLYISRGIAVSLILAFWAAWFVLRERKEKEEHLRRSSERYRAILDGSPSAILLLDSALRISECNAAAERLYGYSKEELLGEVLPTVPEDCKAELATFMRQVESGQPVLDVETRRQTKSGSPLEVQVSLLPFRENANENYFLEITDDIRERVRLRQTLLQIEKLTTMGQMAAGTAHHLNTPLAAMLLRMRMMREGKFEGNLNADLERLETSMVFCQHFVQQLLRFSRSSPWQKQPESIAATLQAVASFLSPQLMAKRVRLTLDLDGVDGTRVLGDRNQLEALFLILLSNAADAVGPEGNIRMTCTRTGQDSIEVRVADNGCGIDPEALPRIFEPFFTTKAPGVGTGLGLAIASNILQAHGGAVRLDSVPRQGTTAIVNLPVYSEAAVLGARG; translated from the coding sequence GTGAGACAAGTTCGCAGTTCCATGCAGCACACGCCGCTCATGGCGTCGGGAGAAGCCCTGATGGGCCGTCCTGCCCAGCAGCGCAATTGGTTCTGGGTAACGCTGACATTGTCCAGTATCACCGTCATCGCCCTCGTGCTGGCGGTCTGGGAGCTTTTCGAGAATCACTTCTTTCGCAATCTCGACTACGTCACGCTGCATTACCTTTACATCAGCCGCGGCATTGCAGTCTCTCTAATCCTTGCGTTCTGGGCGGCATGGTTTGTCCTCCGGGAACGGAAGGAAAAAGAAGAACATTTGCGACGTTCCAGCGAGCGCTATCGCGCCATCCTGGATGGCTCGCCCAGCGCCATCCTGCTGCTGGACAGTGCATTGCGAATCTCGGAATGTAACGCGGCCGCGGAACGGCTCTATGGCTACTCCAAGGAGGAGTTGCTGGGAGAAGTGCTGCCCACGGTGCCTGAAGATTGCAAGGCAGAGCTGGCGACGTTCATGCGACAGGTGGAGAGCGGCCAACCGGTGCTCGATGTCGAAACGCGGCGGCAGACCAAGAGCGGCAGCCCGCTGGAAGTGCAAGTCAGCCTGCTGCCGTTCCGGGAAAACGCCAACGAGAACTATTTCCTTGAGATCACCGACGACATTCGGGAGCGCGTCCGCCTCCGCCAGACTCTGCTGCAGATCGAGAAACTTACGACCATGGGACAGATGGCGGCCGGCACCGCTCACCACCTGAATACGCCGCTTGCGGCCATGTTGCTTCGCATGCGCATGATGCGGGAGGGAAAGTTCGAAGGCAATCTGAACGCGGACCTGGAACGGCTGGAAACAAGCATGGTATTTTGCCAGCACTTCGTCCAGCAACTGCTGCGCTTCAGCCGCAGTTCGCCGTGGCAAAAGCAGCCGGAATCGATTGCGGCGACGCTGCAGGCAGTAGCGAGCTTTCTGTCGCCACAACTGATGGCCAAGCGGGTACGGCTGACGCTGGACCTGGACGGCGTGGACGGCACGCGCGTACTGGGGGACCGCAATCAACTGGAGGCGCTGTTCCTGATCCTGCTGAGCAATGCGGCGGATGCCGTTGGCCCCGAGGGCAATATAAGGATGACGTGCACGCGGACGGGGCAGGATTCGATCGAGGTGCGAGTGGCTGACAATGGCTGCGGCATCGATCCTGAAGCTCTGCCGCGCATCTTCGAACCGTTTTTTACCACCAAGGCGCCCGGCGTCGGCACCGGCCTGGGCTTAGCGATCGCCAGCAACATCTTGCAGGCTCACGGAGGCGCGGTGCGCCTCGATAGCGTCCCGCGCCAGGGGACCACGGCCATCGTGAATTTACCCGTGTACAGCGAAGCGGCAGTATTGGGAGCCCGCGGATGA